The Oreochromis niloticus isolate F11D_XX linkage group LG18, O_niloticus_UMD_NMBU, whole genome shotgun sequence DNA window CCATCTCCACTACAAGGTCTCTCTGCTCTATGATCTCCAGCCCTCTTTGCTGTTCAgtcagtttttttaaacagtctgAAATTGAATAATAGACatcatggagaaaaaaaaagagaagctcATACTTCGTGTGCCAGTATTTCTGGTTTGAACAGACACGTGTCTACAGCTCACCATAGTAACAGCAAGCCAAGCGAGTGGTAGAGAAAATAAAGATCTGTCTCTTTGTCAAATGTAAAAACTAGTTGGGGGAATAAACAACGGGCGAGTCGAGGATGGAGAATGAGTCAAAAGTAGAGCTCCCGaactgtgtggtttttttttggttttttttatcagcCCGAGGCAGGAGGTTGGGGGGATATGTCAATCTtatgatggaaaaaaaaggcAAGAGAAAGGAGCATCCCTCTTGGCAGTCTTTCAATGTTCTGGGCATTGGGTATTATTTGGGGAGAAATCCCCTTCAGCAGaaccacacacacagtcagtggAGATTGGGACTGAGGTCCAGTCCAAGGAGCCAGGGCTGCAGCTGAGAGAACCACACAGGACCTGTCTTTTGGAGGTCTGCAGGCCCGTAGGCCACACACTTAAAACACAGGAAACCCCACTCAGAGCTGTGAAGGTTTTCTGTTTCATATTGATTTCTCCTGCATGCCGGTAGCTCCAGAGGTGATCTGAGCCTTTGGGGACCTTCTCCATCCTTCCCGGCCCACTCACTAGCTCCCCGCCTGGGCTTCACTGGCTCTGCTGGACCCCTGGATGGAGGTACAAGCcacaggaggagaggaagaagacaaGAGCCCATGGCAATGATGATGAGCTGCGCCGGGTCTCTGAGTTCAGTCATCCAGCAGCCTTTATCCAGCCTTCCAACCACCCACCCTTGTTTCCATCTGAAAAAGGGAAAATAGAGAGTGTTTTTCAAAATCTCACCTTTGGCATTCAGCATCCCTCTGCTCaatgcaaatgcaaatgcaaacaCTAACACTTTGATTAAAAATACGTGGGAAGAAAACGCCAACTTGCTCTTTTGTAACCCGCCCCAAGGCTCCCACTGCTGtacagaaacaaataaaaattctCAACATGCTGTATGAAACACAGAAGCATCAATTTCTGTTcgtttttctaaaatgttatgCACAAATATGAATTTTTCACGTTAAAATCATTTACATTTAACCTTAACCGTGAGGAATTATTAACAACAGTACCAATATGCATgtagaaatattataaaagtATTCTGAAACCTGTTATTATGCTAATACGCTATAATCCTTTGTGcttctttgttcttttctttaaaaaataagaattgcAGGAGCCTCCCCGAGTAACCTGCACACACTGGCCCTTGTTTCTATCAAACTTGGCTACAGAGAGACCCAGCTCGGTGTGTTCGCCTGGAAAACGATTAACACAGTTATAGCCAGTCATGGGATAGTTTGCTAGGGAATTTAAGTTTGCAGTAATGTGCGTGTTTTCATCATATAATGGAAGGAGCAACGGGAGTAGCCCAGCGAGCCGGAGGAAGATTCAGACACAATGCAACCATTGAGAGAGTTCAGACATGGGTGTTAACTCGCCATTCCTTCACACACAATAGGGCCCCCCACTACAGCCAGCATAGGGCACAATGTTGGTTCAGGGCAGCCCTCCACCCAGTCACAAAGAAAAGAGCTGCATTATCAAGATGGGAGGAGAAGGAAGGGTGAGGGGGGTGCAGGAGGagagagacaaacaggagaTTGAGGGATATTTGTGTATGAGGAGGGAGGCAGAGAAGCAGAGAGGAGGCCCTGCGACCCATGGCTTTGGACTTGAGGAACGAAACAGCGAGACGTCACCAACGTCAGCATCAGACGTTCCATCTATTTTCCGCATTTTGTCGATTTTATTAGCGAGCACCATGAAAAAGCTATTTGCACATAAAAAGCTATTCGCGCATTTACAGTGGTGCAAAATATGATGTGGGAAAAGTAAAGACTACTAACAGATGGTTTATTCCGAATCCCATGAAACGACTTTCAAAGCATGAATTAAAGACACCACATTAGAAATATTTGTGCTAACTGATATTTTGCAGTGTGCAATTTACTAAGGATGACTGGTTCTGTAGTTCTTTGTAGGAGAATTAATGAGGACAAATAATAGCGTGATTCAGCCCCTGCTTCGGAGCGGTTAATATGTGGAACATATGTTCTTCTTGTTAGTTAATCCCTGTGAAGAAGAGCCTGGAAAGAAGCAGATCTGTCTTTGATCACACATATGTGGTTATGGGCTTTGTCTAGTacattatttaaatataaataatgcaATTTTTTTGGGTTCCTGTCAAAAATATGCTTGGGACATTTTCAAGAAATGGATGGAGCCATACTGAAGCCAGTACCAAGCTAGGATAGCAAGCTGTATTTTGGGGATTTGCAGactattatattatattatattatattatattatattatattatattatattatattatatgctTGGTGGATCCATATTAACGTACCACAAAACTAAAGCAACTCCTAAAAGTTCTTTAATGGTTTCCCTATTATGGGGTTCtcttattcatatttttattttatttcctttttttaacatCTATTGGACAATAAAGTAGAGAATAAACaggaaaggaggagagagagcaagagggTTGACAAGCAGGAAAGTGTTCAGAGTGGAACCGAACCCAGACCTCTGCAGCCTTTTGGCATACGTGTTCAACCAAAGCCATAGAGGTGCCTCATTATTCAAGTTTTGCTCTGGTGATACATACTGACCCAGCAAACAGTTTGTggactcattttttttttttttaaataaaacacattactGAGTAAAATTTACACTTCACTTTACATTTAACATATAACTGCAATGCTGTTTTTGACTGGTGACCTTATTTCCATATTTCTTCCACCGTGTCCCTGTCAGACTCTTCATACAAATTTTAAGAACTGGTAATAAAAGCAGCATCATTTTTGATGCAGGTGCATTTTAACTGCatccacccccccccccccccccttttttttcattgGATCTGAGAGACCAAATTGTTTGCCTGCTTTCGTTTGTTCCAGTGAAACTCAGAGTTGAATTTGATGTACAGTACGTGCATGAAATGAAGGACATGGGAATTTATCTGCACTTTAATGGCATCATATTTGCAGCAGAGAGCAGGAATCACATCATCTCCAACGACTTCAGCATTTTTGAAACATCTTTAGCGGTCATCCAAAGACTGTATAACAAGCATTTGCTTGTTCTGAGTTGCTTGTTATACACTCTGCACGGTTGTAAGAGAGCACTGTTTTGGGAGTGAAGCTGACAGCGTTAACAAGCCGTTGGTAATGTAGGTGTAAAAGCTTTTATTCTACCTTCCTTTTTCCAGACAGGTAAAAATCTCCTCTGGCAAAACAAAGGGGCGGCTTCTGCTTAAAATGTATAAAGGAAGCTATCAGTTTGACAGTGTTTAAGGCCAGCAGGCTGTATAGGTGGTGACGAGGTGGTGGGGCTGGGGGTGCAGGAGTAGGTTGGAAAATGTTTATGgagatcctgtgtctctctgggAGCCTAATAGGATCCCATGGCTGGAGTGAGAGCTCATTGTGCCAGTGTAAAGGATTACACTGCTAAACTGGTAAAACAGGGGAAAAAGCCCAAACACTCTCTACCTCCTATGGAGAGGCAACGAACCATCCAACAATGAGAGGGGAGAGTATACTGGGAGCTGACTCATTTCATCAACAGAGAAAGCGACCCAAGGAAAGAGAAGTATCGGAGGAACTGTgacagaggggggaaaaaagaccgGGCAGTTCATTTAGCTGTAtgtacagaaacaaaaatgacTGCAAATGGAGGGAgggatgacaaaaaaaaaacagaaaggaagGGGCAGGGGGCTGCTTGGATGACAGTTTCAGTATTCGAGGGTAAAATGGGCAAATGATGTCTGTCTTGCTTGTCTGTCTGCATCCTGAGTGACAGTTTACAATCTCTGAGGCAGCAGGCAGGCCCAGCAGGTCGGCTCTTTGGCTCCATACAATCCCTCATTTCCTAACctattttttcctctctctgccGTCTACCCTCCACCTTCAGCTCTCGTCTGTTTCCAGCCATTTCTAATCTCCCCCGCTCTGCCACCACagccactaccttcgctctgcatatatatatatatatatatgtgtatgtaaatatatatttttacttccacaattttttaGTTGATCGCAAGTTAATTTAATCATTACGTTGACTGAGCCTTCCTTCCTTGTATTTTTCTGACTTCACCACAAAAAGACTAATACTCTGCAACAATAATGCCCTCTCCTCTTTATGGAACTAGCTTGCAGGCTTTTTCTTGCCCTTTGACGCAAACGATGACCTGAATCAGTCCCTCTCTGCACCTGCCTCACATTCATCCAGTAACTGTTTACAGCCGACTTTCTTGGAGCTACGATCATGCTGAACTGGTAGATTAATTTTCAGCAAACATTTGCTTGCTTTTGGATTTTCTGCTCGCTTTAGTGtcttatataaatatatatttttaaaaaatccccaaagggttttttttttttcatcgcaATATTTGAAAGCACAGGAAATCCTCCGAACGTCTGATGAGCATGATGACCCCGCATATTTCCTGCAGTTTTCATGCATAGCACATACAACATTATTCTCATCTCATTTGCTGTTCAAATGGAAACCACGCCGGGCACAAATGCATCATTTGCATCCTGCAACCTGCCAGGCTGACAgactcctctctctctcgccctctctctcctccttcgCTGTCTTCATCTCTTCCCTTCCTTCAAAGGCTGCTGAGGGTGTATTCAAACAGCAGGATACACACTCAGCTAACAAACCTCATTAAGGGCCCATACACACTTTCTCAATGCTTACACTAGCTGTCACACATCCTCTCTCAATGCACACACTGGTGGCCACACTGACCACGACAAAGCATCTTTACAGAGCTAATTAGAAGGGTCCCCCTCTCTATTTGAAACTCATCTGAATAGGAGGGAACATGATAATGAGGAGGGGAGGACGAGATAGAGGAGGGAGGGACAGTTGggatgaaaaaggaaaaaaggggcgaaggagagagagagagagaggatgccTGCTAATTTATTCGCGGAGATGGTGGGCATGTTTTTTCGTGGCGTGGAATTAAAGTGAGGAGCCCGTGCAAGCAGGGGGAACCGAATTAGTGTGACACTGCTCAGAAGCAGCGACGGAGACGAACGGGGAGGGAAGTGAGTGCTGCACCATTTTGATTGGTGTGCCAGTATCTggagagagagatagaaggAAGCCATGGGTGGGACCCTAGCTTCATCGGGAAGGCGGTAAAAAGAGCAGCCACTGCCACGGACGGCATTTCAGAGAGCTTTACATGAACTCATGATCAAACTAACTGGAACACATGTAACACAATATGTGGTGTAAAGAGGCACCAGATGATCACCTGAATTAAAGGGAATTATTTTCATTCCTTTTTCTGATTATAATTATTTATCTGTTATTCATCAGataacattttgtatttactgagGGACAAAACGTCACATTGAGGTTAAGCTCTGAAATGATCCTCAAAAGCTGCTTCATCTTTCTGcaaacttttgctttttttcccttttgtttctctgaagcatctctctctttctgcgtgtgtgtgtgcagacaaTGCCAAGTTGACAGTTAAGGTCTCAGATCAAGTTTGTCTCTGAAGCCCATTTGAGTGGACATATCAGAAGCTGCACAAGAGCTCTATCAGAGCTCTCCATCAtagtaaattttaaaaaaaaaagctttttaaaaatataagaatTAAACTACTCGAAAACAAACATATGTGAGTATGAGGGGAAAGAAATCCAGGCTCCTTTCAATGCTCACCAGAATTTTAAGTTCAAGTTGAAGTTATGACCTAATTGTTCTCTCATCAAGGCCCAGTGGCCCCTTGATGGGAGTGCAAAGCATTCTGGGAGAATAGCAGGTGTCCCCGTGTCGCAGAGCTTCCCAGACAGCTTGTTAATTTGCACAACTTTTACACACGATCtctgctgtatgtgtgtgtgcatgcgtgtgcatgtatgtgtgtatatattagCGATGGGACTTGACCCTAGCGAGCTGCGGCAGTGTTTCGCGTCTTGCTGGGCGTGGGAAAAAGACGGGACCCCTTTTCACAGCTGCCTGGCCGAGGCCTGGGCTGCTGGGGGCCCCCTGTACCCccctttgcacacacacacatacacaccctgGTTCCCCCTTGTTCAAGatcccccccaacacacacacacacacacacacacaccccaaccCTTCTCCTCCTTCTATCCCATTCAGGCTCCAGCCTACTGGCTTTCAAAAGCAGGACCCCCTTCCCAGCCCTTCATAAATACATCTCATTATTCAAGCCCTAGTTTGCATAGGGATTCCAAAGAGATCTCCACTCTGCTCGCGAGGCCTGAAGCCTCTCAGCCTTTTGGACCGCACAAGTGCAAATTTCGACTtagtaatctccctgtgttaatatttgttttaaaacgATGTGCGCACACtttcaaaattctttcaccAATATTGAAACgcatatttttttccctttctttctttcttttttttcttttcttttttgtttttgtttttgcatctgACTTAAAATTTCTAATTTGTCTGGGAAATTATGGAAAAATCTGTAGAAACTAAAGCCGGTGAAAAGAGTTTAGCATGACTATTAGCAAGTGCTTGTCTGTGTTCCATCTGCCACGGGCTATTGTACagtactacacacacacacacacacacgcacacacacacacacacacacacacacacacacacacacacacacttcagacCCTGTACAAtaccacccccccacccccattcACCATTCACTGCAATGCATTACTGCAGAGATTTATCTCCTATCAGCCTGTATAATACTGAGGTTATAATTTACATCCACTTtagaaaacagcagcacaggccGCTCCTTGCATATGCTAATGTAAAGCTTGGGAAAATCTGGGCGATTCAAAGAACTCCATCCTAAATTTGAATAACTGAGCTTTCCATTGAGCTTCAAGGTTGTGGAACCACGAAGATTTGACCTTGCTAACAATATGTACTTACCGTTTAATTCCTTATTCTCGACTATTTAAGGGGGAATTGGAGGGAACGCTCTGACGGCCTTAAAGCCGGGAATGTTTCTGTTTCCATCTCGCTCCAATAACTGCAATTATATCAAGAAGGCtgagttttcatttttatttattttttggttatGTTTCTCAGCAGTCTTAAAATGATCTATTTTTTCAATAATCTTTAACCTTATGAGTCACTCTACAGTTTTCACTTAATGCTGCTGCTAAAACCGAATTATGCATATGCTATAGCTTTATGCTGATCGATGCTTTGCTCCTAGCAATCAGAGATTTTTGGATGAGGGGGAGGGTGGCTCATCAGGGCATTAGGGGCAAAAAGGACAGAGCCACCCAAACACTCTTTCCACATGAGCAGGTCCAAACCTTGGGTGAGCCCTACGCCTCCGCTCTCCTAACGGGATAAAGAACCGCAGCAAAGATTACACGGCAACCTCCCCTGCACCTACCACACACTCCACCTGACAAATAGGATCATAGTGTTTAAAGGGATAAAACGCTGAATGTATGAGAATGAAAAAGAGAGTTGTGAgtgcgtgcatgcgtgtgtgtgtaagtgtgagaATGATGGAGGGGAAAGGGGGGGGAGGAGGGGGTGATATACGATGTAAAAAATGTTAATACTtcaaaggaagaaaagaaatgatGGAATTCAACATGGAGGTCCTACTTCACTCTCTCAGATCGGGCCATTTGCACTCTCTCATAGCTGCAGGCCACAGTCCACGGCTGTTACAACCTGTATGCATATTCCTGCATATATGTGAAAGGTATAAAACTGacatttacacaaaataaaaatggcagTAAATGTGTCTCCTAATGCCCCTTTTGCTTTGAAAGGGTTTATGAGAAttacagcagagcaacacacttaaaaaatcacatttgttactaaaaaataaaaataataatgtttttttttaagtatttcaaAATTCAGGCTTAGTCTGTGTCTCTTTCTGGCTttttcacacccacacacagccCACTATGGTCACACAGCTCAACAAAATATGGACAACAATCAACCACCAGCAAAGCTCCATCGCTGGCTGATGAATCTAGATGCAAAACTATCTGAAAGCCTCCAGCATCTTCTGGTTTGACCTCTTGGATTCACTCTTAAAGCTACCCAAGCTGCATAAGACAAAAAGATGCACGCTTGCTTTTGCGCTTGGCAACACCGTCGTGGGTTGTTACCGATATGGAAGCAAACAACGTCGGCGTTCATCATGCACGTCTTCCTATTTTGTGTATTCACCTGCAGGCTGATTGCTGCTCCTCATCTTGTCTGGTGGCAGCTTGACTTCGTTGTGTGGTGATAAATAAGGGGCTGAAATTCCTGGCATTTTCCTTCAAAGATAAAAGAAAGGAGAATCAGTTAGCAGTGATTTAGAGGCAGTGGATGAAAACACGAGGCAGGAGAAGAAAGGAATGCATTGTGTTTGTTAACCATACAGCTAAGAGCAGTCTCCGAAACTTGTTTACGTCCTTGTATTTTTCCTCTGTGCACTTTACATTATTTTGCCTCGTTGCGAGGTTAAATCCATTTTGTGCTGCGCatactgtaaattataaatgtaAGATGTCATGGACAAGCTGCACAAAATATTTCTAGTGAAGGAACTATACCACAAAGCAAAGCTATGCATGATGTTTTATCAGCACTGCATCACAGTTGCTAAGCTACTGAAATGCAGAATGAgacataaaaaaatattgcacataAAATAACAGGAGAGTAGGTTAGAAATTTGTAAAGAACATAACAGAAAGACTCACATGACATATTAATCCCTTTTTTGGGCATAAATGGAGAACATGGAGGTCAAATCGTGTATACCTCCTCAACCTGGCAAATGTCAACAACCCAGATGCAcaaacatggacacacacacacacacacataccattTGAGCTGTCTTGTCTAACGGCGCACATCAAATATTGTCAGTCATGGTCTAAATAGAGCATGCAGGGACTTCAGGGATATTCAGTCATCTCTGAGGCTCGCTGATTCTGCTCTAAGAATAGATCAAACTCTGAGCCGATGTCCTATTTAGTTCTTATCTAACAGGCGAACACAAAAATAATCCACCCGGCGAAACACAGATTCAAACATATCTGCCTCGTCTAACTTGGATTCGAGTCGAAAGCCTGTTCAAAATAGGCTGAAGAGGGCCGGGTACAGCCCAGTCTGCTTTACTCTAAATGACTGATGCGGCGGGATGTTGATGTGTTGCACCTGCAGGTTCTGGTTGGGTAGCAAAGAACCAAACAACCCACAGTTATGTGATGGAAAAACACCGATAGCAGGTAGCACACAGCAGTTCAGTCCTGCACTTTCTCCCAAGTACTCCACTAGCTGGGCTTCATCTTGCACACCGAGTGGTGTGCATGTACATCCAATTATACATCACACTCCTAATGTCAAGTTAATTACAGCCAGGGGACATCACTTAGGCTACACTGCTCATACAGGAAATACACTTGGAGTATTAGAGGAGTCAGAGAGTCTGCAGGATGCAGCTCTGCAGGATAAATTCACACTGTGTAATTATGCCTTGAAATGCAGGCTACAGCAACTTCTGGGCCTACAACACATCGCCATAACTAACATGTGAGATCTCAGAAAGCGATCTGATGCTGCTGGTGCTGCCAACACCGTCACGTGAGCTCTGGATTGGCCAATCATGTGAAGCCTTTAACTATTTCTGTCTCACCCCTCAAGATATTACTGTTTTAACACCCACACAGTTGTGACAACTACACACTAGCATGCGGTGTGGATTTGGAGAACGATTTCTCCACATGCGTGTCTCCCTCGTTCCCCAAAGTTGAACAAAACGCTGATTTATTGATGCCCAACAGGCCCCTGCATCACCGCGATACCCACGCCACGAGCCCCCCctaaaaaaatacagaagcaACATTCACGCCCTCGCAAGCTCCAGAGAGCCAGCAGCTCTGCACAAGAGGTGGACTGCCACAGCTACAATCACGCAGGTGCTGTTTTCCACCCGCCCCTTCCAACACTCCTCCTCAGCGGCGGCAGCCGCGGCGGTCAGCCTCCCTCAGCATCCGTCCCTCCCGCTTCCTCCTGCTGTTGCCCGCCCCGGCAtcgcttcctcctcctcctccatgccgAGCGAGAGGACCCCGCGGCTCCGAAGTGCTCGGCGTCAGTTCGTACTTTCGGTTCTCTAGCTTTATGAAATTAAAACTCATACAGCTAGATAACCAAAGACACAAACTAACCCGTCGTCTCTTAAAGGGGCCGCCTCTCCGACACACACGGAGAAAACAGAgggcagaaagagagagagggggggcagagagaaagagagagagagagagagagcctgcTTGTGGTCTCATTGGACTGAGAgaccctcacacacactcacactctgagtgagagagagagaaaggaagatgCTCAACATGTCAGAaatattcatgtatttatttattaggatTTAGAGGAGAAACACGGTTAAAACACGACTTTAACACACACGCTCACTTCTACACACACACGGTGACTGACAGCTTAGCAGGCTGTAGGCCTGATAGATCTTTAACCTTAACTATGCCCACAGTCAAGTATCACCACAAGTTGGTTAGATGCTCAACCAGCGTTTTGTTTCGCACAGCATCTTAAGTCCATGCAGCAGTGATACGCACACAGCTTATTTCTTCATCAACTCCCATTTACCAAGCAATGTATTTTTAAGGAGTTTGAGCACCTTTGTTGTGCACACTGTCACACGCATGGGCCCTTTAACGTAAACCTTAACAAACGGTTTTCTATTGTAGTGTCACAGCTTCAGTTTATATTTCTGCAAACACGCTCACAGTGTCAGAATCAGTGCGATGGACGAAGGCACACAGAAGCAAGTTAAAAACGCAAACACACACGGCACCTCAAGTTATAATCAGTTACACCAGTCACAAAGCCAGCATCCTACTTACTTGCACATCAGGCTAACTCCACTCCACCAGTCCATATCCTCCAAATATTTCAAATTCCACCCTGGGGTTTTAATTCACCTGTGCGTCTAGGTTTTATCGCATCCGAGAGGAAATAGCGCAAAAGCTCAGAGACTCGAGACTACAGAGTGTCCACCCTCCTTCTCTCCCTGTCTCTTTGTGGATTTTGCAAAGGACCGACACGATGTCCTCTCCCTCACACGTGCAGGCTGCGACTGACAAGTGCGGAGAGCCCACGGTGTGCAGAGGGGATAAACTCCGCCTCAGAGAGaaagagcgagagagggagagagagagagagagagggagagagggcgcGAATCCGAAATTATTAAAGCCAAATTAGAAATGAATGCAGGTGCGTGTCAATCAGGAGCTGATTCCTCCAATTATACTCATTATCCGTGGGCGTAAAATAGAGAGACGAACGCATCAATTATTTCTAAGAGCAAGATGCAGATGGAGCTGCATGGGTCAAACCTGACCTTTCACAGGCTGTATTTTTGAGAACTCAATTATAGATGTTTAAAACTTCCCTGTATTCATAATTTAATCTGTGGAGAAAAAATAAGGAAAGGACTGCTTTCCCCCCGTTTCTTTTGAGCTTTATAATTCGGTTCTGGGAG harbors:
- the LOC109195704 gene encoding uncharacterized protein LOC109195704 isoform X1, with the translated sequence MENARNFSPLFITTQRSQAATRQDEEQQSACRWKQGWVVGRLDKGCWMTELRDPAQLIIIAMGSCLLPLLLWLVPPSRGPAEPVKPRRGASEWAGKDGEGPQRLRSPLELPACRRNQYETENLHSSEWGFLCFKCVAYGPADLQKTGPVWFSQLQPWLLGLDLSPNLH